The Nitrospira sp. genome contains a region encoding:
- a CDS encoding Fic family protein — MTYNWQQPDWPDFQYDLSGMEEALFQLAEKTGRASGLLKGLTADAQIEAMIEMMVVEAIKTSAIEGELLSRKDVMSSIRKNLGIETGQPTGDKRAQGTAALMLAVRNGFAVPLSKETLFEWHRMIMTGHRHVAAGQWRTHTEPMQVVSGAVGREQVHFEAPPSSRVPEEMARFIQWFNDTAPGGSKEIRKVAVRSAIAHLYFESIHPFEDGNGRIGRALSEMALSQGLGQPALLSLSRAIEATRRDYYDALKVAQQANEVTPWITWFVNKVLEAQTQAEEQIDFTLKKTRLFDRFRDQLNDRQTKILRRMLEEGPKGFEGGMSAKKYMSLTGASKATATRDLQDLAEKGIFAPAGGGRSTRYQISL; from the coding sequence ATGACGTACAATTGGCAGCAACCGGACTGGCCTGACTTTCAATATGACCTCTCTGGAATGGAGGAAGCTCTGTTCCAGCTTGCCGAAAAAACCGGTCGAGCCAGCGGGCTCCTCAAAGGACTGACAGCTGACGCGCAGATAGAGGCAATGATCGAAATGATGGTGGTTGAAGCGATCAAGACTTCTGCGATCGAAGGAGAGCTGCTGAGCCGAAAGGACGTCATGTCTTCGATCCGGAAGAATCTGGGGATAGAGACAGGCCAGCCTACCGGGGACAAACGCGCCCAAGGCACCGCCGCGCTGATGCTCGCGGTCCGCAACGGTTTCGCCGTTCCCCTGTCGAAGGAGACACTCTTCGAATGGCACCGCATGATCATGACTGGACACCGACACGTGGCTGCGGGGCAATGGCGAACCCATACTGAACCGATGCAGGTCGTATCCGGCGCAGTGGGACGTGAACAGGTGCATTTTGAAGCCCCGCCGTCGTCGCGCGTTCCGGAAGAAATGGCGCGGTTCATCCAATGGTTCAACGACACGGCGCCCGGTGGATCGAAAGAAATCCGCAAGGTCGCTGTGCGTTCTGCCATCGCCCACCTCTATTTCGAATCCATCCATCCCTTTGAAGACGGCAATGGGCGGATTGGAAGGGCATTGTCCGAAATGGCCTTGTCGCAGGGGCTCGGACAGCCTGCCTTACTCAGTCTGTCGCGAGCCATCGAAGCCACGCGGCGGGACTACTATGATGCGCTGAAAGTGGCGCAGCAGGCGAACGAAGTAACACCCTGGATCACATGGTTCGTCAACAAGGTCCTGGAGGCGCAGACTCAAGCTGAAGAACAGATTGATTTTACCCTGAAGAAGACGCGACTCTTTGACCGGTTTCGGGATCAACTCAACGACCGACAGACGAAGATTCTTCGCCGCATGCTGGAGGAAGGACCGAAAGGCTTCGAAGGAGGCATGAGCGCCAAGAAATACATGTCACTCACCGGCGCGTCAAAAGCGACCGCGACACGCGATTTGCAGGATCTGGCAGAGAAGGGCATCTTCGCGCCGGCCGGCGGCGGCCGGAGCACGCGTTACCAGATCAGCTTGTAG